A single window of Deinococcus sp. Leaf326 DNA harbors:
- the argR gene encoding arginine repressor, producing MLSKDQRQKRIQDIIMRESVSTQADLVGLLRAEGIQVTQATVSRDINELRLVRLPIGKGRHRYALAQYGAHANVEEQLTRLFQNFVQDVDRGENLLVIRTAEGHASGVALLLDRWQRDDIVGTIAGEDTIFVVARTTTEGESLMEELNALMLG from the coding sequence ATGCTCAGCAAGGACCAGCGCCAGAAACGGATACAGGACATCATCATGCGCGAGAGCGTCTCGACACAGGCCGACCTGGTGGGTCTGCTGCGGGCCGAGGGCATTCAGGTGACGCAGGCGACCGTGAGCCGCGACATCAACGAACTGCGGCTGGTCCGGTTGCCCATCGGCAAGGGCCGCCACCGCTACGCCCTGGCGCAGTACGGCGCGCACGCCAACGTCGAGGAACAACTGACCCGCCTGTTTCAGAACTTCGTGCAGGACGTGGACCGGGGCGAGAACCTGCTGGTGATCCGCACCGCCGAGGGCCACGCCAGCGGGGTCGCCCTGCTGCTCGACCGCTGGCAGCGCGACGACATCGTGGGGACCATCGCCGGCGAGGACACCATCTTCGTGGTCGCCCGCACGACGACCGAGGGCGAGTCGCTCATGGAGGAACTCAACGCGCTGATGCTGGGGTAG